Proteins encoded in a region of the Elusimicrobiaceae bacterium genome:
- a CDS encoding DUF2148 domain-containing protein: MMITEENNRTAHLLSVADKLMTAARTAPKAHGIDNLLIAKLDGDDLAALAAKMRELAARHGIPFFSRDADNVAASSCVVLVGASTGPRGLKKCGMCGFASCAEKPQAAPCVFGVVNLGIALGSAAAAAADERVDTRVMYTIGQAAMELGLLGPDAKIVFGFPLSATGKNPFFDRK; this comes from the coding sequence ATGATGATAACCGAAGAAAACAATCGGACGGCGCATCTGCTCTCTGTCGCGGATAAACTTATGACGGCTGCCCGCACCGCTCCAAAAGCGCACGGCATAGACAATCTGCTGATCGCGAAACTTGACGGCGACGATCTCGCCGCTCTGGCCGCGAAAATGCGCGAACTGGCCGCGCGGCATGGAATTCCTTTTTTCAGCCGCGACGCAGATAACGTGGCCGCCAGTTCCTGCGTGGTGCTTGTCGGTGCGTCAACCGGGCCGCGCGGCCTTAAAAAATGCGGGATGTGCGGGTTTGCCTCGTGCGCCGAGAAACCGCAGGCAGCGCCGTGCGTGTTCGGCGTCGTCAACCTCGGCATAGCGCTCGGGTCAGCCGCGGCGGCCGCCGCGGACGAGCGCGTTGACACCAGAGTAATGTATACTATAGGGCAGGCTGCGATGGAACTGGGGTTATTGGGGCCGGACGCCAAAATCGTGTTCGGATTTCCGCTTTCGGCTACCGGGAAAAACCCGTTTTTCGACAGGAAGTGA
- a CDS encoding NCS2 family permease, with protein MFEQAGKFFELEKHGSSFRTEISAGITIFLAMSYILFVQPQVLGAAGLDKGAVFTSTCIASALACLMMGLVARLPIAQAPLMGENFFFAYTVVLGMGYSWRQGLSMVLVSGILFFALNLTKIRQRLIAVIPASLKFGISAGIGLFITFIGLKEMGLVTANQATLVQLGPIHQPEVLAGICGFFLTAGLFGRKVPGAILWGMTATAAALWIMGTIEFGGIISMPPSITPTLFQFDFSGLWRWQTLSVVLILLFMMIFDTMGTLIGLGVQAGLVDREGTLKNIPRALMTDALATTAGAMLGNSTVSSYIESSTGIAQGGRTGLTAVTAGLCFLLALFISPLLTMFGGTVTLPGKLVIQPVTAPALVMVGALMMSGVRHINWAEFSEFVPAFLIIALIPLTYNIADGIAIGFISYPVLKLLTGGRKEVSWEAWALALVFVVRYIFFTEG; from the coding sequence ATGTTTGAACAGGCTGGAAAGTTTTTTGAACTGGAAAAACACGGCTCGTCTTTCAGAACCGAAATTTCCGCGGGGATAACCATTTTTCTGGCGATGTCGTACATCCTGTTCGTCCAGCCGCAGGTACTGGGCGCGGCCGGACTTGACAAAGGCGCAGTGTTCACCTCCACCTGCATTGCAAGCGCGCTGGCCTGCCTGATGATGGGGCTGGTCGCCAGACTGCCCATCGCGCAGGCCCCGCTGATGGGCGAGAATTTCTTTTTCGCATATACAGTGGTGCTGGGCATGGGGTACAGCTGGCGGCAGGGCCTGTCAATGGTGCTGGTGTCGGGCATACTGTTTTTCGCGCTTAACCTGACGAAAATACGGCAGCGCCTCATTGCGGTGATTCCCGCTTCGCTGAAATTCGGCATCTCCGCCGGAATCGGGCTGTTCATAACCTTTATCGGGCTGAAAGAAATGGGGCTGGTGACGGCGAATCAGGCTACGCTCGTGCAGCTTGGCCCCATACATCAGCCGGAAGTGCTCGCCGGAATCTGCGGATTTTTCCTTACGGCGGGATTGTTCGGGCGGAAAGTCCCGGGCGCGATTTTATGGGGCATGACCGCTACCGCCGCCGCGCTTTGGATTATGGGCACGATCGAGTTCGGCGGGATAATAAGCATGCCGCCTTCCATAACGCCGACGCTGTTTCAGTTTGATTTTTCCGGTTTATGGCGCTGGCAGACGCTGTCAGTGGTGCTGATCCTGCTGTTTATGATGATTTTCGACACTATGGGCACGCTTATCGGCCTGGGCGTGCAGGCCGGGCTGGTGGACAGGGAAGGCACTCTCAAAAACATTCCGCGCGCGCTGATGACCGACGCGCTGGCAACCACGGCGGGCGCTATGCTCGGCAATTCAACCGTTTCCAGCTATATCGAAAGCTCCACCGGCATCGCGCAGGGCGGACGAACCGGCCTGACCGCGGTAACGGCGGGACTCTGCTTCCTGCTGGCGCTGTTCATCTCGCCGCTGCTGACAATGTTCGGCGGCACGGTAACCTTGCCGGGCAAGCTCGTCATCCAGCCGGTAACCGCGCCGGCTCTGGTTATGGTGGGCGCGCTTATGATGAGCGGAGTTCGGCATATCAACTGGGCTGAATTTTCCGAATTCGTGCCGGCCTTTCTTATCATCGCGCTGATCCCGCTCACCTATAATATCGCCGACGGCATTGCAATCGGCTTTATCAGCTATCCGGTTTTAAAACTGCTGACCGGCGGCCGCAAAGAAGTGTCCTGGGAAGCGTGGGCGCTGGCGCTGGTTTTTGTTGTGCGGTACATATTCTTTACCGAGGGGTAA
- a CDS encoding 2-oxoacid:acceptor oxidoreductase family protein: MYHGIRISGFGGQGVVSAGVLLAYAGMIEGRNVSWFPAYGAEMRGGTANCSVVISDKEVSSPVVSNPTVAIVMNEPSLSKFEPLVREGGILIINSSLVRTAPKRTDIKIISVPFNELAEEAGSPKVGNLLMLGVFAAATGAVSTDAIAKAMPKVFKRAKPEALELNKKALEKGFSFVKSQN; encoded by the coding sequence ATGTATCACGGAATAAGAATTTCAGGTTTCGGCGGGCAGGGCGTGGTTTCGGCCGGAGTATTGCTGGCCTACGCGGGCATGATCGAAGGCAGGAACGTCAGCTGGTTCCCGGCCTACGGCGCGGAGATGCGCGGCGGCACGGCAAACTGCTCGGTGGTGATTTCCGACAAGGAAGTGTCATCCCCGGTCGTTTCGAACCCGACGGTGGCGATCGTGATGAACGAGCCGTCGCTTTCCAAATTCGAGCCGCTCGTGCGGGAAGGCGGTATTCTTATCATCAACAGCTCGCTCGTGCGCACCGCGCCCAAGCGCACGGACATAAAGATCATTTCGGTGCCGTTCAACGAGCTGGCCGAAGAAGCGGGCTCGCCCAAAGTGGGCAACCTGCTGATGCTGGGCGTGTTCGCCGCGGCGACGGGCGCGGTTTCAACCGACGCCATCGCCAAAGCCATGCCGAAAGTATTCAAGCGGGCCAAACCGGAAGCGCTGGAACTTAATAAAAAAGCGCTGGAAAAAGGGTTCTCGTTCGTAAAATCGCAAAACTGA